The sequence below is a genomic window from Streptomyces sudanensis.
CGGGTCCGGCCGGCCCGTACGGGCGGCAGCAGCAGGGGGCCGGGCACCGGCGCCGGCCCTCGACAACCCCGGGCCGCCGGCCGGCGTATAGGCTCCCCGGATGACGAAGGTACTGATCTCCGTCGACATGGAGGGGATCTCGGGGATCGTGCACCCCGCCGAGACCAACCCCGGTCACCACGACTACGAACGCGGCCGCAGGTCGGCGACGGCCGAGGCGAACAGCGTGATCGCCGGCGTCCTGGACGCCGAACCCGGCGCCGAGGTGTGGGTCGCCGACGCGCACGGGCCGTTTCGCAACCTCCTGCCCGAGGAACTCGACCGGCGGGCGCGCCTGGTCCGCGGCAAACCGCGTCCGCTGGGCATGCTCGGCGGACTCGGCGAGGACACCGACGCGGTGCTGCTCGTCGGCTACCACGCCCGCGCCGGCCGGGGTCCGGCCGTACTGGCGCACACCATGAACGACGGGATCCTCGACGTGCGCGTGGCCGGGCGCCCCCTGGGCGAGATCGGCCTCAACACCGCCATGGCCGGGCACTTGGGAGTGCCGGTGGTGCTGCTCAGCGGCGACGACGGCGCCTGCGCCGAACTGGACGCCCTGAGCCCCCCGGCGGTCACCGTCCCGGTCAAGCAGGCACTCGGCCAGGGCGCCGCCGTCGCCCTCCACCCCGAGGAGGCGAGGGAACGGCTGCGCCGCGCGGCCGCCGAAGCCGTCGCGCGGCGCGCACAGGTCCCGCCGCTGGTCCTCGCCGGACCGCTCGGGGTCGAGGTCGACCTCTCCGCGCCGTTCATGGTCGACCTGGCGACGCTCGTACCGGGCGTCTCGCGCGCCGAGGGCGGCCGGACGGTCGCTTTCACCGCGTCCGACTTCGCCGAGGCCTACCGGCTGGTCCTGCTGCTCGCCCAACTCGCCACCGTCACACCGGCCTGACGCCCCGCCCGGACGCCCCGCCCGCCCGGACCGACCCCGGCGGGCGGACACGGGCGCGCCCGCACCGCCGGTGTCCGGAAACGGTCATGTAAGACCCGGCCAAGGAGTTCGCCCCTATACTCTGGGGGATGCAGCCGATGAGAGTCACACGCGCCGCCGAGCAGGACGCGGAACTCCTGACCGCTCTGGTCCGGGGGTCCGGCGCCTACCGGGGGCGGTACGCCTCGATCGTTTCCGACTACCGGGTCACCGCCGACTACGTCCGCCGGCACAGGGTCTTCACGGCCGTCGAGCCGGGCGGGCGGGTGCTGGGCTTCTACGCCCTGGTGCTGGACCCTCCGGAGCTGGACCTGATGTTCGTGGCGGACGCCGCCCAGGGGACGGGCGTGGGTCGCCTCCTGGTGGAACACATGCTCGGGCAGGCCCGGGAAGCCGGGCTGACCGGTGTGCGCGTCGTCTCGCACCCCCCGGCCGAGGGGTTCTACCGCCGCCTGGGAGCCGAGCGGGTGGGCACGGTCGCTCCTGCGCCGCCGAAGGTCGGCTGGGAACGACCGGAACTGCGGTTCGCCGTGAACCGGTGAGGCACGTCCGGGGCCGCGGGGCGCCGTCACCGCGCTCCGCCCCTCGCCGTACGAGGCGATCCCGTGCTGTGCGACGACCCGCCGGACCGCCGGCTCGGCTGCCCGGCCGTTTCACCCCGTCGGGCCGGCGACGGGCCCACCCGGGCCGGACTGCCGTGTCCGGCGGGGCCGCCGCCCGGGTCGCCCGGTGGGGCGGTCTCGTCGCGGGTGGCCGTCCCATCGGGTGCGGACGGTGCCGGCGCAGTCCTCGGCGCTCCGGTCGCACGCGCGGTACCCGCCCTTCCGCATCGCGGCCCGCCCGTGGCCGCGCCCGCCCTCCGAGGGTGCTTCCCGCCCGGCGGCACCGGGCCCGTCCTCCACGCCGCGGCGGTCGACGGCCTCCGGGGCCGTCCGCCGTTCCCGGCTCCGGCCGTCCTCCGCACGCTTCCCCGGAACCCGCCAAGCGCCCTCCTCCGCTCGCTTCCCCGGGATCCGCCAAGCGCCCTCCTCCGCTCGCTTCCCCGGGATCCGCCAAGCGCCCTCCTCCGCTCGGGGCGCCTCCTCACCGGGCCGGGAACGCGGGGGAGTGCGGCGGCCCGCATGGCCGTATGTGACAGAAACCGGTCATTGCGGCCATGGTGACGGCCGGGAAATCATGGCGGCATGCCCGCACCCCGCAGAGTCGTCGTCGCCGCCTTCCCCGGCGTGGACCTCCTGGACGTCACCGGTCCGGCCGAGGTGTTCTCGGTGGCCTCGGACATGACGGGGGAGGACCGCCCCGGGTACCGGGTGCAGATCGCGGCGGCCCGGGCCGGTGAAGTGCCCACCTCCAGCGGGGTCCGGCTGGTGGCCGACGTGGCGCTGGAAGAGGTCCGCGGGCAGGTGGACACCCTGCTCGTGCCGGGAGCGATCGACCTGGCGGACGGAGGTGTCGAGCCGGTGGTCGACCCCGTCGTCGTCGAGTGGCTGCGCGCGGCGGCCCCCCGCGCCCGCCGGACGGCCTCCGTCTGTGCGGGCGCGCACGTGCTGGCCGCGGCGGGGCTCCTCGACGGGCTGCCCGCCACCACCCACTGGCTCACCGCCGAGCGGCTCGCCGCCGACCACCCGCGGATCGCCGTCGACCCCGATCCGATCTTCATCCGGGCCGGGCGGGTGTGGACGTGCGCCGGCATGACGTCGGGGATGGACATGGCCCTGGCCATGGTCGCCGACGACCACGGGCAGGCCCTGGCGCTCACCACCGCCCGCGCGATGGTCATGTACGTGAAACGCCCCGGCGGGCAGAGCCAGTTTAGCGTGCCGCTCTCGGTCCAGACGCCCTCGGGCGACCGGATCGACGAGCTGCGCCGGTGGATCGCCGACCACCTCACCGAGGAACTGCCGGTGGAGGTGCTCGCCGAGCGGGCGCACCTGAGCGTGCGCCACCTTGCCCGGCTGTTCCGGCAGCGCACCGGCAGCACACCCGCCTCCTACGTCGAGGCCCTCAGGGTGGAAGCCGCGCGCCGCCTCCTGGAGGAGACCGACCACGCCCTGCCCGAGGTGGCCGCCGCCAGCGGCCTGGGCTCCGTGGCGACCCTGCACCGGGCCTTCCGGCGCCGCCTCGTCACCACTCCGGCCGAGTACCGGCGCCGCTTCCGCTCCCCGCTCGCCGCCGGCCCCGCCGGCGAACCCCCCGCCGGCCCGGCTTCCGTGCCGGACCCTCCATCCACCACACCCTGACCCACCACACCCTGACCCACCACACCCTGACCCACCACACCCTGACCCACCACACCTTGACCCACCAGGAGAGCCCCGTGCCGTTGTCCCCGTTCCCCGACTCGCCCCTCGCCCGCGCGGCCGACCGGATGCTGCACGCCGCGAGCCCGCCGACACTGGTGGCCCACTGCCACCGCACCTACCGGTTCGGTTCGGCCCTCCTCGAACGGCAGCGGCGGCAGTTCGACGCCGAAGCGCTGTTCATCGCCTCCGCCCTGCACGACCTGGCCCTCACCGAGACGTACGACGACCCCCTGACGCCGTTCGAGGTGCACGGGGCCTCGCTGGCCGAACAGGAGCTGCGCGCCCGCGGCGCCCGGCCCGACCTCGTCGAACTGGTCCGGGACGCCATCACCCTGCACATGGAGATCACCACCGCCGGCGACCCCCGGCCGGAGGTGGCCGCGGTCCACCTGGGCGCCGCGGCGGACATCATGGGGGTGCGCCTGGACAAACTGCCGCCCGCCCTCGTCGCCGAGGTGCTCGAAGCCCACCCCCGGCAGGGGTTCACCGTCTTCGTGACCGAGGCGGTACGCCGCCAGACGGCCGCCAAGCCGGACTCGCGCATCGCGCAACTGGTACGACACGACGGTTTCCTGGAACTGGTCGCCGCCGCACCGTTCGAGGACTGAGCACGCCGGCGGCATCCGACGGTACCCGGAGACCCCGGACGGGCCCTGGGTTCAAGGGCACCGCCGCACGCGCCGGGACCTGTCGTGCCCGCCGCCGGTCCGCCCGCACCGCCCTCCGGCGGTACGCCCTCCCCGCACGCCCCTCACCGACCCGGANCCCCGTGCCCGGCCTCCCGGCCCGCCCGCGGCGGAGCCGCCGAGGGCGGCGGGGGCCCGGCCGGGCGGCCACCGCGGGACGCCGGGACCGCGGGTGCCGTACGGCGGCACCGGCCCGCCGGACGGATCCGGCGGGCCGGGGACCCTACTTCGAGGAGGGTCCCACCTCGTCCGTCGTCAGCGGCGCCCGCGTGACGGTGGGCGTCGCCTCGAACTGCTCCGCTCCGGCGTTCCCGGCCTCCGGCCGGGGGCGCCCGTTGATGTCGGTCCTCGCCTGCGGGAAGGAGTCCGGCACCCGTGCGAGGCCCGGGACCTTCAGGGACGCGGAGGTGAGCCGCAGCACCCCCGTGCCGTCCGCCTTCAGCCGCGGGTCGGCCTGCACGCCGCCGGAGGCGGGGAGGTCGCCCCGCGACTCGGTGACGACGTTGCCCCGCCAGGTGAAGTCCTTGGCCGCGGGCACCTGCACGGCCTTGCCGTCGGAGACCAGGATGTTGCCGGCCACCGTCACCGACGACGGCGGCACGTCCCCGCTCTTGACCCGCAGCGCCGCCTGGCCGCCGGTGGCGACCACGGTGTTGTGGACCACCAGCGCCCTGCGGGCCGGGCGGTGCTCCCCTCCGCGGTCCCCGGGGCCGATGACCAGCTGGCCTTCGCCCTGGAGGTGGTTGTTGAACACCTCGTGGTCGTCGCCGTAGATCCGGATGCCCGCCGTGCCGAGCAGGAAGTTGCCGCTGACCGTGCTGTTGTCGCCGGAGCGCAGCACGATCGACCCGCGGGTGCCGCCGGTGATCGTGTTGTTCCGCACGACGTTGCCGGAGCACTTCACGGAGACCACCTCGTCGTCGCCGGACGCCGCGAGGAACAGGTTGCCCTCGATCACCGCGTTGGCGACCGCCGGCCCCTTCACCCCGTAGCCCAGCCGGATGGCCTCGCCGCCGTTGCTCCCGCCGAACCGGTGCTCGTGGAAGAGGTTGCGGTCCACCCGCACCCGGCGTGCCACGGTGTCCCCCGGTCCGTCGATCTGGAGGAAGACGCCCTGGGACGACTTGTTCCGGAAGGCGTTGCGGTCCACGCGGGTGTCGTCGGCGGCCACGAACAGCCAGGTGTTCTTGTCGCCGGACTCGTCGAACTCGAAGAGGTTCCGGGTGATCCTGATGTGCCGGGCGGTGTTCGCCACCGTCAGCATGGTGCGCTGCCGGAACTGGAAGCCCTGGATCACCAGGTGCTCGGCGCGGCCGAAGGCGAAGCTCGCGGCCCCGTCGAAGACGGCCCCGCCGCGGCGGGCCGAGGCGATGGTGATCGGCGCCTCCTTCGTGCCGGCGGCCTGGAGCACCACCGGCTTGCCCCAGTCGTAGTTCCCCGGAGCCAGCTCGACGCGGTCCCCGGGCGCGGCCTTGCCCAGTGCCTTCAGCAGTGCCTCGGCGCTGTCCACCGTGACGGTCCGGCCGGCGGCCGCCGCGGCCGAGGTGCCGCCGTCGTCAGCGGATGAGGTCGTGGTCATCGAATGTCCCCCTGCGGTCTGTGTTCCCCGCCCGCCGCGCGAGCGGGATGACGCGGCGCGGCGCGAACACCACGCGCCGCCTGTGCGGTCTGCGAGTCTTCCTGGTCCTGCCGGTGGCCCGCCGACGTGCCGGTCACCGTCCGTTCGCACCTGGAGTGTAAGCGGCCCGCGGACACGCGGACGCATCCGGGGCCGCCGGTCAACTGCGTTCACCGGTCGCCCTGTTGACGGTGGGGTCCGGGGCCGTATCCACCGGATGTCGAACCGGATCGACGGGGACGCCGGCAAGGCCCTCGACGGTATGTGCCAGTACGTGGTCGACGACCCGGCGACCGGGACGCCGCCCCGGTCGTGGACGGCATCGGCTCCCCGAGGAAGGGGGTGCGGCCGGTGGGGTGTGGCGGCAGCACTACGGCATCGCCGACCGGGCGGGGAACCGCCCCTCCTGATCCCGCACAACGGCCCGTCGATGGAGTCCCGGCACCTGACCGATCCCGCCCCGGCCGACGAGGCGGCCGTGGGCCGTCCGATTCGCTTCACGGTCACCTGCCGGAAAGGCGGTACCGAATCGCCGGCCGGGCCACGGAGAGCCCCCTGCCCCGGCGGCCCGCAGACCCGCCACGCCTCGAACGAGGACTTCACGGATCTCCGGTCGGCGGGTCCGGCGTGATTCCGAGGTGCTCGCTGGTGCCCGTTCGGGATGCGCCCGGCCGGAGTCACGGCGCGGCTTTCGTGAATGCCGCACCCCCACGGCATGTGTGTGCTTCTTCACAGGAAGCGCTCATGCCCGTCACCACAGCGTGGCCGAACTTACACTCGGTCAACGGCCTTTCGTGCGGGACCCCTACGGAGCGCACAGGGCGGACGCCCCCTGAGTCACGTTCGTCGGAGGTCCCCCATGTCCCCTGTCTCGCGTCGTGCCGCCCTCGGGGCGTTCGGTGCCGTCGGTCTCGGCGCGACCGCACTGACCGGGTGTCAGACGGGCGTGCGGTCCGAAGGACCGCCGCCGGTGCGGCGGACACCGCGGACCGGGGACAACCCGGTGGTGCGCGAGAACGGGCTCTCCGGATCCCGGGAGTGGGAGATGCGCGCGGCCGGCATACGCCCGGCCAACGACAGGGACGGCCAGATACAGGGCTACGCCTCCGCCACCTCCGTCGGCCCCGGCGAGTCCGTCGACTTCCACGTCTCCGTCCGCGGCTCCGACCACTTCACCGTGGCCGTCCACCGCCTCGGCCACTACGGCGGCGCCGGCGCCCGCCGCCTCGTGACCAGCCCCCGCCTCCGCGGAACCGCGCGGCCGATCCCCGCCGAGAAGCCCGGCTCGCGCCTGCTCGACTGCGCATGGCCCGTCTCCTGGACCCTGGAGATACCCCGGACCTGGGTCTCGGGCATGTTCCTCGCCGTCTTCACCAGCGAGGACGGCCACCGCAGCTACACCCCGTTCGTCGTCCGCGACCTCGCGCGTCCCGCCGACATCCTGATGGTGGCGCCGTTCACCACGTACCAGGCGTACAATATGTGGCCCCGCGACGGCCGCACCGGCCGCAACCTGTACCGCGGTTACAAGTCCGAGGGGAAGACGGGCGGTTCCCCCGAGCGGGCCTACGAGGTCTCCTTCGACCGGCCGTACGCCAACACGGGCCTGCCCACCCTCTACGAGATGGACACCGGCTTCACGCGCTGGGCTGAGCAGTCCGGCTACGACATCACCTACGCGAGCGGCGTCGACCTCCACGAAGGCCGCATAGACCCCGCCCGGTACTCCGCGATCGTCTTCCCCGGCCACGACGAGTACTGGTCGAAGGAGATGCGCGACCACGCCGAGGCCGCCCTCGCCGCCGGTACGCACATCGCGTTCCTCGGCGCGAACAACCTCTACTTCAACACCCGCCTGGAGGCCTCCCGGCGGGGCAGGGACTGCCGCGTCGTCGCCTGCTACAAGGAGGAACCGGACCCGAACCCGGGCGAGGGCGGTCCCACGATCCGGTGGCGCAAGCTCGACGACGACCACCGCAGGGCCGAGCAGGCGTTCCTGGGGGTCCAGTACAACGGCATGCTCAAGGACCCCGTGCCGCTGGTCGTCAGCGCCGCCGATCACTGGCTTTGGAAGGGCACCGGCCTCAAGGAGGGCGACGGGATCCCGGATCTCGTCTCGATCGAGGCCGACGGCCACGACGAGGACATGCCCGCCCCGGACGACGCCGAGCAGGTCCTCCTCTCCCACTCCCCCTACCAGGACAGCATGGGCCGGGGCCTGCGCCACCAGAACACCAGCCTGTGCACCCACGCCCACGGCACCCTGCTCTTCGCCGCCGGCACCTTCGGCTGGCCGCTCGCCCTGTACGACCCCGAGCACGCGGACGAGCGCGTGCGGAAGGCGACGGCGAACCTCTTCGCCAGGATGCTCGGCCCGCGGGGTTCCTCGGCCGTGTGACCCGCGGGGTTCCCCGGCCGTGTGGCCCGCGCGGGGAGCCGGACCGGTTCCTCGCCCGTCCCCCCTCCGGGGCGCCGTCCGGCTTCCTCCGGCCGGGCATCCCGCGCGTCGGGCGGTGCGCGGCGGTTCCGGCACCGCGACCCGCCGGACCGCCCCGCCGGACCGCCCCGCCGGACCGCCTCGCCGACCGGCCCGGTCCTCCCCGGCGTACCCGACGGGGGCGTCGCGTCGCCGCCCCGCTGCGGGGGAGCGCCCACGTTGCGCGGCAACACACCGGCGGCGCACGCCCCTCCCGCCTCCGCACCTGCGCGGACGCGCCCTGCGGGACGCGTTGCCCGCGGGCAACGCCCCCCGCCCGTCACCCCATCGTGCGAGGTCACTTCGTGCAACGGGCCGGTCACACCTCATGCTGTGTGTCATCCGCTCGGCAACCGCCGTCCGGGTGACGGCGCCCCGGCGAGCGGCCGGGGCCGGAGGAACGGAGACGCGCATGGACCGCGCCCTGCTCTCGCCCAGATCGACCCTGGTGTTCCTGCTCGCGGTGCTCGCCGGCGCCGTCGCCGCGGCGCTGTCCTGGTGGGCGGGTGAAGGCGTGCCGCGCAGCGTGCTCGCCGGACTCGCGGGCGCCGGGCTCGCCGTACCGTTCTTCAACCGGCTCATCGCGGCCGAACCGGCCGGCACCGCCGGCCGGCCGGAGGCGGCAGCGGCCGGGGAGGCGGGGGAGCGTGGGTGAGGTGCGGCCGGAGAGGCAGGGCGGCGTGGGCAGGCTGCGACCGCTGGGGCCGGACCTCCCGGAGGAGGCGCGGGCGCTCGCCCAGGCCCTGCGGGAGTTGTTCGAGGGGCTGGAGGTGTCGGTGCGGCGGTACGCGACCCGGCGGCGACGCGACCCCGGCACCCTCTCGCGCTACCTGAACGGCACCCGGCTGCCTCCCTGGCAGGTGGTCACCGACCTGCTGGCCGACCTGGCCGAACACCGCGGCACCACCGTGACCGGCGAGGCCGTGGAACTCGTGCGCGAGTTGTACGGCTCCGCCGTCCACGCCGGTTCCTCCCCGAAACACGCGGTCCGGGTGCTGGAGGAGCAACTGGCCGACGCCGACCGGATCTCCCGGCGCTCCAGCGTGAGCGGCGACATCCTGGGCGACGCGCTGCTGGACCGTACGCACCGCATTGCCGACCTGGAGGTCCGGCTGACGCAACTGGAGGTGGACTGGCAGGCCGAGCGGGCCAGGGCCGACCGGCTGGAGGCCGCGCACCCCGACGTCTCCCGGCTCCTGGAGGAACGCGACGTCCTCCAGCTGCAGGTGGCGCGGCTCGGGGAGGAACTCCAGGCGGCGCGGGAGCAGCGCGCGGCCGCGGAGGCCCGGTGCGAGCTCCTGGAACGGCAGCTCGACGCCGTGGAACGACCCGCCGCCGCCCTGGTGGCGGCCCCGGACACGGGCATGCCGAAGGTCCTGATCGTGGACGACCAGCCCGACAACCTCCTGGCGATGACCGCGGTCCTCGCCACGCTGGAGCAGGAACTCGTCACCGTCTCCTCCGGCCGGGAGGCGCTGAAGGCCCTGCTGGACCACGACGACTTCGCGGTCATCATCCTGGACGTGCAGATGCCCGAGATGGACGGCTACGAGACCGCCGCCCAGATCAAGCGCCGCCCGCGCAACCGCGACGTGCCGATCATCTTCCTCACCGCCATGGGCGCCGATCCCGAGCACACCGCCCGCGGATACGCCGCCGGTGCCGTCGACTACATCAGCAAGCCCTTCGACCCCTGGGCCCTGCGTGCCAAGGTCGCCGTCTTCACCGCCATCCACCTCGAACGCCGCGTGAGGCCGTGACCCGGCCCCGGGACGCGGCCGGGGGCGGGGCCGCCCGGACGCCGGACGCCGTGCCGGCCGGGGGTGCATGGGGCATGCGGCCGGGGCACGGCGGACACCGCCGGACGCCGGTCTCCGCACGGCGGCCACCGGGGCGCCCGAAGCAGCCGGGGCCCGGATCGCGCCCGCCTGCCCGAGCGGCCGGCGCACGGGCGGCCGGTCCCGGCACGGGGACGGCCGGGAGGGGAACGGCCTCAGCGCTTCCGGTCGGCGACGGCCGCGGCGAGGACCGCCAGGGTGCCGGCGAGGAGCGGCAGCACCATCGCCGCGAGAAGCCATCCGGGCACGTGCGGGTCCGGCGAGGAACGCCACAGCACCCCGCAGCCCGCGAGCAGGGAGACGCCGAGACAAGTGTTGAACAGCAGCAGGGCGCGGGCGACCCGGTGAGCCGAGGCCCGGCTGCCGGGCCTGTTGACCAGGGAGTGGGCCGCCCGCGCGGCGGAGAACGGCGCGGCGCCGGCCCTCGACGGCTCGTCGCGCGGCGTCACCCGCAGGGCCAGTTCCGCGCAGCCGGCCATCAGCACCGTCATCCCCGCGTACAGGAAGACCGGCAGGAAGGCGCCGCCGACCGACTTGCCCGCCCAGGCGTCCACCCCGCCGATCCCGATGTGCTCCGGTATCCGCTCCGGCAGGAGCGGGTAGCGGAACACGCCCCAGCCCGCCATCACGGCGAGCAGGACGGCGTGGGGAAGCAGCCACGGCCGGAACGGCGAGGAGAAGACCATGGGCCGATTGTCCGGCGGGAAGCCGGGGCGGGGGAGGGGGGGTTCGCGAGTTCGGCGCGATCATGGGTGTTTTCCGCCGGATCCCGCCGGATCCCGCCGGGTCGGCGCGCGGTCCGACGCACGGGCCGGGAGCCGGGCCGCCGCCCCCGCCCGCCCGGTACGCCGGGCGGGAAGGCGGGGCTCCGTTCGCGGTGGTGGCGTCAGTCCGCCGGGCGGCGGCCGAGCGGCAGCAGGTACTGCAGGGGGTGGTCCAGGTCGTCCAGCCCGAACAGCTCCTGCGCCAGGTCGTCGTGGAAACCGCCCAGCGGTGTGCCCCCCAGGCCCAGGGCGCCGGCGGCCAGCAGGAGGGTCTGGGTCAGGTGGCCGGCCTCCAGCAGCGCCAGCCGCAGGGCGCGCAGCCCGTACCGGCGGCGCAGCAGCCCCAGGTCCACGTAGACGCCCAGCAGGACCGGCGCCTCGTCGACGCCGATCCGGTCGGGGTCGTGCGGCGGGCGGGAGAAGTACGCCGACAGCGACGTGACGTCCGCGGGGGACGGCACCGGGCCCACGGGCCGCAGGGTCCGGCGCTCGGGCACGCAGTCGTACGTGGCCGCCGGGACGCCCGCCACGTCGAGGGCGAGCAGACGCAC
It includes:
- a CDS encoding M55 family metallopeptidase, producing MTKVLISVDMEGISGIVHPAETNPGHHDYERGRRSATAEANSVIAGVLDAEPGAEVWVADAHGPFRNLLPEELDRRARLVRGKPRPLGMLGGLGEDTDAVLLVGYHARAGRGPAVLAHTMNDGILDVRVAGRPLGEIGLNTAMAGHLGVPVVLLSGDDGACAELDALSPPAVTVPVKQALGQGAAVALHPEEARERLRRAAAEAVARRAQVPPLVLAGPLGVEVDLSAPFMVDLATLVPGVSRAEGGRTVAFTASDFAEAYRLVLLLAQLATVTPA
- a CDS encoding DUF1648 domain-containing protein, encoding MVFSSPFRPWLLPHAVLLAVMAGWGVFRYPLLPERIPEHIGIGGVDAWAGKSVGGAFLPVFLYAGMTVLMAGCAELALRVTPRDEPSRAGAAPFSAARAAHSLVNRPGSRASAHRVARALLLFNTCLGVSLLAGCGVLWRSSPDPHVPGWLLAAMVLPLLAGTLAVLAAAVADRKR
- a CDS encoding GNAT family N-acetyltransferase → MQPMRVTRAAEQDAELLTALVRGSGAYRGRYASIVSDYRVTADYVRRHRVFTAVEPGGRVLGFYALVLDPPELDLMFVADAAQGTGVGRLLVEHMLGQAREAGLTGVRVVSHPPAEGFYRRLGAERVGTVAPAPPKVGWERPELRFAVNR
- a CDS encoding HD domain-containing protein is translated as MPLSPFPDSPLARAADRMLHAASPPTLVAHCHRTYRFGSALLERQRRQFDAEALFIASALHDLALTETYDDPLTPFEVHGASLAEQELRARGARPDLVELVRDAITLHMEITTAGDPRPEVAAVHLGAAADIMGVRLDKLPPALVAEVLEAHPRQGFTVFVTEAVRRQTAAKPDSRIAQLVRHDGFLELVAAAPFED
- a CDS encoding GlxA family transcriptional regulator; its protein translation is MPAPRRVVVAAFPGVDLLDVTGPAEVFSVASDMTGEDRPGYRVQIAAARAGEVPTSSGVRLVADVALEEVRGQVDTLLVPGAIDLADGGVEPVVDPVVVEWLRAAAPRARRTASVCAGAHVLAAAGLLDGLPATTHWLTAERLAADHPRIAVDPDPIFIRAGRVWTCAGMTSGMDMALAMVADDHGQALALTTARAMVMYVKRPGGQSQFSVPLSVQTPSGDRIDELRRWIADHLTEELPVEVLAERAHLSVRHLARLFRQRTGSTPASYVEALRVEAARRLLEETDHALPEVAAASGLGSVATLHRAFRRRLVTTPAEYRRRFRSPLAAGPAGEPPAGPASVPDPPSTTP
- a CDS encoding polysaccharide lyase 6 family protein — its product is MTTTSSADDGGTSAAAAAGRTVTVDSAEALLKALGKAAPGDRVELAPGNYDWGKPVVLQAAGTKEAPITIASARRGGAVFDGAASFAFGRAEHLVIQGFQFRQRTMLTVANTARHIRITRNLFEFDESGDKNTWLFVAADDTRVDRNAFRNKSSQGVFLQIDGPGDTVARRVRVDRNLFHEHRFGGSNGGEAIRLGYGVKGPAVANAVIEGNLFLAASGDDEVVSVKCSGNVVRNNTITGGTRGSIVLRSGDNSTVSGNFLLGTAGIRIYGDDHEVFNNHLQGEGQLVIGPGDRGGEHRPARRALVVHNTVVATGGQAALRVKSGDVPPSSVTVAGNILVSDGKAVQVPAAKDFTWRGNVVTESRGDLPASGGVQADPRLKADGTGVLRLTSASLKVPGLARVPDSFPQARTDINGRPRPEAGNAGAEQFEATPTVTRAPLTTDEVGPSSK
- a CDS encoding response regulator, with amino-acid sequence MGRLRPLGPDLPEEARALAQALRELFEGLEVSVRRYATRRRRDPGTLSRYLNGTRLPPWQVVTDLLADLAEHRGTTVTGEAVELVRELYGSAVHAGSSPKHAVRVLEEQLADADRISRRSSVSGDILGDALLDRTHRIADLEVRLTQLEVDWQAERARADRLEAAHPDVSRLLEERDVLQLQVARLGEELQAAREQRAAAEARCELLERQLDAVERPAAALVAAPDTGMPKVLIVDDQPDNLLAMTAVLATLEQELVTVSSGREALKALLDHDDFAVIILDVQMPEMDGYETAAQIKRRPRNRDVPIIFLTAMGADPEHTARGYAAGAVDYISKPFDPWALRAKVAVFTAIHLERRVRP
- a CDS encoding N,N-dimethylformamidase beta subunit family domain-containing protein is translated as MRRTPRTGDNPVVRENGLSGSREWEMRAAGIRPANDRDGQIQGYASATSVGPGESVDFHVSVRGSDHFTVAVHRLGHYGGAGARRLVTSPRLRGTARPIPAEKPGSRLLDCAWPVSWTLEIPRTWVSGMFLAVFTSEDGHRSYTPFVVRDLARPADILMVAPFTTYQAYNMWPRDGRTGRNLYRGYKSEGKTGGSPERAYEVSFDRPYANTGLPTLYEMDTGFTRWAEQSGYDITYASGVDLHEGRIDPARYSAIVFPGHDEYWSKEMRDHAEAALAAGTHIAFLGANNLYFNTRLEASRRGRDCRVVACYKEEPDPNPGEGGPTIRWRKLDDDHRRAEQAFLGVQYNGMLKDPVPLVVSAADHWLWKGTGLKEGDGIPDLVSIEADGHDEDMPAPDDAEQVLLSHSPYQDSMGRGLRHQNTSLCTHAHGTLLFAAGTFGWPLALYDPEHADERVRKATANLFARMLGPRGSSAV